The Leptolyngbya sp. 'hensonii' region GGTTGGATCGGGTCAATGCGAACCCGATAGTAATTGGCCTGGACTGCCAGGACCGTGGCTGCGATCCGGGCTGGGCAAATCCCGTCCTTCATTCTGCGTCCTGCACCAGTGGTCGCCGCACCAGCACGGCAAAGAACCCTCCCCGCTCTTCAATGGTCTCGATCGGATAGCCTTCCATAGTAAGACTATCGGGAACCTGCTCGATCGGCTCACCAGAATCCAGTAAAACTTCCAGAAGATTGCCGGGAGCCATTCTTTCCAACTGTAGTTTGGTCCGGACAAAGTTAATCGGGCAGGGAGTTCCCCGTAAGTCTAAATGGACATCTGGAGCTTTGGATCGATCAATTTCTGAAGGAATCATCCTCGAAAAAGACCTCCCAGAAACCCCTCAATCCCACTCTTGCCAATGCGATCACCTCGGAGTTTGGCCAGCTTCTCCAGCAACTCTCGCTCCTCCGTTGAAACTCGGGTCGGAATATCCACCAACACCGTGATCAGATGGTCACCCCGACTCACAGGATTGCCCAACCGGGGAACACCCCGATTTTCCAGGGTTACCACTGTTCCTGGCTGCGTCCCCGGTTGAATCAGCAACTCAGCAGGTCCATCTACCGTATTGACCTCTAAGCGACAACCCAGAATTGCCTGTAAGTAGCTGATTTTGATTTCTGACAGGATATTAATGCCTTCCCGTTGAAATTCTGGGTCTTCGTTCACGAACAGGTAAACATACAGGTCCCCCGAGGGGCCACCCCGCTGACCGGCATCGCCTTCTGAGGAAACGCGCAGACGAGTCCCATTATCTACTCCAGCCGGAATGGTAATCTTCAGCTTTTTCGTTTCCTGCCGCTGGCCATTACCCCCACAGACATCGCATTTGTCTTCGATCACCTGGCCTAACCCATTACAGGTGGGGCAAACGGAAACCTGCGTAAAACTACCAAAGGGGGTGCGGGTAGCTCGCCGGACCTGGCCAGAACCACTACAGGTAGAACAGGTTCGAGGGCGAGTTCCGGGTTTTGCCCCTGTGCCCGAACAAGTGGCGCAACTCTCCAGGTGGCTGATCCGAATTTCTTTCTCACCACCAAAGACAGCCTCCCGGAAGTCGAGCTTCAGATCCAGGCGCAGATCGTCACCTCTGGCAGGCCCGGTGCGCCTGCGGGTTGTTCCTCCCACTCCCCCGGAGAAGCCGCTGAAGAAGCTCTCGAAAATATCCGCGAACCCACCCATGTCGGTGAAGTCGCCGAAGCCTGCAGCACCCGCTCCAGACACTCCGGCTTCACCAAACCGATCGTAACGAGTTCGCTTATCTGGATCTGAGAGAACCTCATAAGCATGAACAATTTCCTTGAATTGCTCTTCAGCCCCTGCTTCCTTATTTACATCTGGATGATACTTGCGTGCCAACCGTTTGTAAGCACG contains the following coding sequences:
- a CDS encoding sulfurtransferase TusA family protein; its protein translation is MIPSEIDRSKAPDVHLDLRGTPCPINFVRTKLQLERMAPGNLLEVLLDSGEPIEQVPDSLTMEGYPIETIEERGGFFAVLVRRPLVQDAE
- the dnaJ gene encoding molecular chaperone DnaJ, whose amino-acid sequence is MARDYYEILGVSREADKEEIKRAYKRLARKYHPDVNKEAGAEEQFKEIVHAYEVLSDPDKRTRYDRFGEAGVSGAGAAGFGDFTDMGGFADIFESFFSGFSGGVGGTTRRRTGPARGDDLRLDLKLDFREAVFGGEKEIRISHLESCATCSGTGAKPGTRPRTCSTCSGSGQVRRATRTPFGSFTQVSVCPTCNGLGQVIEDKCDVCGGNGQRQETKKLKITIPAGVDNGTRLRVSSEGDAGQRGGPSGDLYVYLFVNEDPEFQREGINILSEIKISYLQAILGCRLEVNTVDGPAELLIQPGTQPGTVVTLENRGVPRLGNPVSRGDHLITVLVDIPTRVSTEERELLEKLAKLRGDRIGKSGIEGFLGGLFRG